In Dermacentor silvarum isolate Dsil-2018 chromosome 2, BIME_Dsil_1.4, whole genome shotgun sequence, the following proteins share a genomic window:
- the LOC119440807 gene encoding uncharacterized protein LOC119440807, protein MDEDIIRDATHTDQATGRIMTVPLSHVRLRPDAVASKFPNHSSYLSRKTARREDPDSKRARIENAALQKAIAESNEAFIRAREEDKVNSVSELANHLRSQGMKFWDVIERNERLLLIHIVDDEAPWLKYSVCVKGDLSVTLHVMKTAVKKLGANLWVPEIANSKRGMVELLEGIEKWDCDLMSNSVAEICEAVCLLLDQLCTSQAEDDANCIQFLKEQVTLHLSKKQRRRYSADFMMFCCIVFTISPHAYAFIRSHGSITLPHPMTIRSVCSSYGMSPQQEHQSETFLSYMTTRISDLKDDQRFVTVMVDEIHIKPYFDYKGGNITGAAINRNEAANCALVFMLRSVTCKLKEVAHIVPVHRVEAEFLQKTLKDVICGLEKIGYRVMCVVSDNNSVNRKAMSLFESPPCNRIVYQHPSDPSRPLFFVIDPVHILKCIRNNWINQKNDQICFYFPEIQGDTPESERMQTASFATIRDLHSKECDQLLKYGYGLSRKALYPSSLERQDVKLALQIFNDYLPEALRALGAKHNLFSFEATATFVEIILKWWKIVNVKTPWKGERLRDHFQQPVLSIDNDPKIDFLHMFLKWLDQWKNKGFHNGTLTKETHAALEHTTYALVELARYSFEELGMSYVLFGKIQTDCLEDRFGKYRQLAGAQYHISIRQIYEVENKLRLQSTLPTVSPDQHWECVRKQVEALLPSSNVVVTSQALTKMQDVVPVLVYVAGYAVYGTLKKLKCEQCRDSLTVDKKITVSATNEHYGLVKQLDRGGLVYPSMFALNAVAHSYVVVEQLATEPALLMMPEQRQVVTKMTLQLLASEEQSDFDTCENGHTVELVLKHILRCSTNILLKNFCRKLNDKLLDAADK, encoded by the coding sequence ATGGACGAGGACATTATTCGAGACGCGACGCATACAGATCAAGCAACTGGCCGCATAATGACAGTGCCGCTATCTCATGTGCGCCTTCGCCCAGACGCTGTAGCGTCGAAGTTCCCGAATCATTCGAGCTACTTGTCCAGAAAGACCGCGAGGAGGGAAGATCCTGACTCCAAGCGCGCGCGAATAGAGAATGCAGCCCTTCAGAAAGCCATCGCTGAATCCAACGAGGCATTTATCAGAGCACGCGAGGAGGATAAAGTCAACAGTGTGAGCGAACTTGCCAACCACTTAAGGAGCCAAGGGATGAAGTTCTGGGATGTTatcgaaagaaatgaaaggctTCTTCTCATTCACATTGTCGACGATGAAGCACCGTGGTTGAAATACTCTGTTTGCGTGAAAGGAGATTTGAGCGTGACACTACACGTTATGAAAACGGCCGTAAAAAAGCTCGGTGCAAATCTCTGGGTTCCCGAAATCGCTAACAGTAAAAGGGGTATGGTGGAACTCCTGGAAGGCATCGAGAAGTGGGACTGTGACCTGATGTCCAACTCAGTCGCCGAAATTTGCGAGGCTGTTTGTTTACTGCTTGATCAGCTTTGCACGTCCCAAGCAGAAGATGACGCCAACTGTATTCAATTTCTGAAAGAGCAAGTCACCTTGCACCTATCGAAAAAACAGCGCAGGCGCTACTCTGCTGATTTCATGATGTTTTGCTGTATTGTTTTCACTATATCGCCCCATGCATACGCGTTCATACGTAGCCATGGAAGCATCACCTTGCCGCATCCTATGACGATAAGATCAGTGTGCTCGTCTTATGGTATGAGTCCTCAACAAGAGCATCAGAGTGAAACATTCCTCAGCTACATGACAACAAGAATTTCTGACCTGAAAGATGACCAGCGCTTTGTCACAGTTATGGTTGATGAAATACATATAAAACCTTACTTTGACTACAAAGGAGGCAATATTACCGGCGCTGCAATTAATAGAAATGAAGCTGCTAACTGTGCGCTCGTTTTCATGCTGCGCAGCGTGACGTGTAAATTAAAAGAAGTTGCGCACATCGTGCCGGTGCACCGagtagaggcggagttcctgcaaaagacgcttaaagacgtgatttgtgggctggaaaagattgggtaccgggttatgtgcgtcgtcagcgacaacaactctgtgaacagaaaagcgatgtcacttttcgaatcacctccgtgtaacagaattgtgtACCAACATCCATCAGACCCTTCAAGGCCGCTGTTCTTCGTTATAGACCCAGTGCACATTCTAAAATGCATACGAAATAACTGGATCAATCAGAAGAATGACCAAATTTGTTTCTACTTCCCGGAGATCCAAGGAGACACACCAGAATCAGAGCGAATGCAAACAGCGTCATTTGCAACAATCAGGGACCTTCACAGCAAAGAGTGTGACCAGCTGTTGAAATATGGCTATGGGCTGTCAAGAAAAGCCCTCTACCCTTCGAGTCTTGAAAGGCAGGACGTAAAGCTTGCTTTACAAATCTTCAATGACTATTTACCAGAGGCGTTACGTGCTCTTGGAGCAAAGCACAACCTATTCTCTTTCGAGGCAACGGCTACATTCGTCGAGATCATACTCAAGTGGTGGAAAATTGTAAACGTCAAAACTCCATGGAAGGGAGAAAGGCTTAGAGATCACTTCCAACAACCAGTGCTTTCCATTGATAACGATCCAAAAATTGACTTCTTGCACATGTTTCTGAAGTGGCTGGATCAGTGGAAGAACAAAGGTTTTCACAACGGTACTCTGACAAAGGAGACTCACGCTGCTCTCGAACACACCACCTATGCGCTTGTTGAGCTCGCTAGGTACAGCTTCGAAGAGCTTGGAATGTCATATGTCCTTTTTGGGAAGATTCAGACAGACTGCCTTGAAGATCGGTTTGGAAAGTATAGGCAGCTGGCAGGTGCGCAATATCACATCTCCATCAGGCAGATATATGAAGTCGAAAACAAGCTGCGCCTGCAGAGCACCTTGCCTACAGTTTCCCCTGACCAGCACTGGGAATGTGTCCGAAAGCAAGTCGAGGCATTGCTTCCCAGCAGCAACGTTGTTGTTACCAGCCAGGCTCTTACGAAGATGCAGGACGTCGTCCCAGTCCTCGTCTACGTTGCAGGTTATGCAGTATACGGGACCCTTAAAAAGTTGAAGTGCGAGCAATGCAGGGACTCGTTGACCGTGGACAAGAAGATCACAGTCTCTGCCACAAACGAACATTATGGTCTTGTGAAGCAGCTGGACCGAGGAGGTTTAGTTTATCCATCAATGTTTGCACTTAACGCAGTTGCTCATAGCTACGTTGTAGTAGAGCAGCTCGCtacagagccagcactgcttatgatgcctgaacaacgccaggtggtaacgaaaatgacgctacaattgctggctagtgaagagcagtccgacttcgatacgtgtgagaatggccacacagttgaattagtgcttaaacacatcctgcggtgcagcaccaacattctgCTAAAGAACTTTTGCAGGAAGCTGAACGACAAACTTCTCGACGCTGcggataaataa